The Coffea eugenioides isolate CCC68of unplaced genomic scaffold, Ceug_1.0 ScVebR1_1968;HRSCAF=2911, whole genome shotgun sequence nucleotide sequence GTAAAGAAGACCACCCCCACCACGGCAGCCCAGAGCAGCTCGGCTGCTGCTGCCACAGGGTCCACTTCTTCAGTTCCGGAAGGGGTGCCATTAGGGGTGACTACGGCATTTCCACCTCCACATGGTCGAGGCAAACAGTTGAAGGCTCCAGTCAACGCGGTGACGGGGTCTTCACTATGGAACCGTTACCAAAGCCCCCCAGTGTTTTCTGGGAAAGATAAATTTCACCCCGGCGACCATTGGTGTCCGGACTAGACGCTTAAGGTCAACGACAGGTGCAGCAATCCTCGGGTTGCACAAGACTTGGTGATGCAGTCCAGCTTGCCGAGGGACGTGGAGTTCACAAGAAAGCTGACTCCGGCCGAGATACTCCAAAGCGTCATGGTGACCACGGCCTCCAACACAGCCTTTGTGGCCGAGATGGCACATCGGTACTGTGAGTTACTTGAGGAGCAGGACACCGGCAAGCTGCAAGATCAGATTGCCAAGTTGAAGAAAAAACTGGTGGTGTCCGGGTCCGAGAAGTCCGAGCTTCAGCGACGTCTTCAAGAGGCCGAGACTAAGGAGGAGGAGGCCGAGGCCACTACCAACAGTCTGAGGTCGGCTCTGGAGGAAGAGCAGAAGAGGTCAGAGGAGGTGAAGAAGTCCCACGAGCAGGCCCCCGAGAGCGCGAGGACTTCGGCTGTAGAGGATTTCCGGAGGTCCGAGACCTTCATCGGGGACCTCGGCCAGCTGACAAGGCCGAGCTTCATGTTTGGCTTCACATCGGCCATAGACGAGGCCGCAGCTTATCTATCCTCTGAGGCTTTGGAGTCCTTGAGGAACAGTGCCAACTATAATGAGGACTCCAAGGAGCTGTGCAATCGGATGGCCGAGGGCATCCAAGCTGGAAGGAATTTGGCCGAAGTCCAGGACGAGTTCAACAAATGGTTAGCTGAGCTCGATGAGGTGTTCGAGGAGGAAGGAGGAGAGGACACTGGGGGTGACGTCGGCGAGGAGGCTGCCGAACAGCAAGGAGGAGGTGGAGAAGATACTCACCCCGGCGGGGAAGAAGCCGGGGAGGCAACTGGCCAAGAGGGAGCCGAGATGGAGGCTTAGCTCATAGGGGTTTAAGTGTAAATCCGAGGTGGGAGATTATTAGCAATACTCCTGACCTCGGTCTTTTGTATTCTTCTTGTAATGCCTTTTCTTATTTGAATGAAAGATCTATTTCTCCTCACTTCGGCTCCTTTAATTTCTTGCTTCGTCCCCTATTTGTCCCCCTTATTTTCTGATAACGGATGTGTAGCATCTTGGTATTGAAAAATAACTAAGCAGCTGAAGTGATAACTtagtaaaattttcaaacataatACAGTCTGAGGTTCTCGACGTGCCAAGTCCTCGGCACTAGAGAGCCATCTCGGTAACTCAATTTACAATACCCATTAAGATTATACTCCACAACTCGGTATGGACCTTCCCATTTCGGGCCCAGTTTCCCTTGGGGCTCAGCTCGGCTGACCGAGTTTTTTCTAAGCACCAAGTCTCCTGGCAGGAATTGCCGATGCTTGACGCGGGTGTTGTTGTAGTGGGTTAGGGTGTTCTTGTAGGAAGCTATCCGAGCTGAGGCAAGGTCTCTCTTCTCGTCGATGAGGTCGAGATCTAACTGTCTCTCTTCTCCGTTCTCCTCGGCTACATAGGCTGTCAGCCGAGGACTGGGTGTAAGGATCTCAGCAGGGATGACAGCCTCGGCTCCATAGGTCAAGGAGAAGGGGGTCTCTTGCGTGGATGACCTCGGCGTGGTCCGATACGACCACAGAACACTGGGGAGTTCCTCCACCCAAGATGATCCAGCTCGGTGTAGTCGGGTCTTGAGGCCATGCAAGAGAGTTCGGTTGAAATTTTCTGCCTGACCATTGGCCTGAGGGTGGCCTACCGAAGTGAAATGTTGTTTGATGCCGAGGTTCTGGCACCAAGCCTTGAAGGGGTTCTCGGCAAACTGTCTCCCATTGTCCGAAATGATGATCTGAGGTATGCCGAAGCGGCAGACAATgcatttccaaaagaatttttgaacgGCCAGCCCCGTGATGTTCCTTAGAGGCTCGGCCTCAACCCACTTTGTGAAATAATCCACAGCGGTTACCAGGAAGGTATAACTCCCGACCGCTTTAGGGAAAGGACCGATGATGTCTGTCCCCCATTGCTCAAAGGGCCAGGGTGAAGTGATTGGAACCATGAAATTTGAGAGTTGGTGAAGCTCAGGGGCATGGACTTGGCAGGATGGGCAACTGAGAATAAGATTTTGGGCATCTTGTCGAACGGAAGGCCAGAAATACCCAAGGAGTAAGGTCTTCCTGGCTAACATCCTGTGGCCGACGTGAGCCCCACATAGGCCTTCGTGTATCTCATGGAGGACCTGACGTCCTGCCTCGGGTGTAACGCACCTCAGCCATGGGCCAAGGCATGAGCGTTTATACAGTTCTCCATCGCGGAGCGCGTACCGAGTAGATTTGCGTTGTATCTTTCTCGCCTCGGCTCGGTCCTCGGGGAGGACTCCCTGCCCTAAGAAAAGGATGAACGGGCTCATCCATGTTTCTCCCGTGTTCACAGGGCAGGCCACCTCCTCCATGTATCCCGGCTCGCTCAACATTTCCACCAAAACGGTCTTGTTGAGGTCAGAAAATGAGGTGGAAGCCAACCGGGATAAGGCGTCGGCCCGCCTATTCTGGGAGTGGGGGAttctttggatttcgaaagacTCGAAATACACGATGAGTTGGTGGACTTTGGATAGATACCGTTGCATGGTTTCATCCTTGGCCTCATACTCACCAAGGACTTGGCATACTACGAGTTGGGAGTCGCTGCGGACGTGGATCCGCTGTGCACCGAGCTTGCGGACTAGCTGGAGTCCCGTGATTAAGGCCTCATATTCGGATTCATTGTTGGTGGCCGGGAAGTCAAAGCGGAGGGCACACGAGCACACTTCTCCCTGGGGGCCCTCCAGGAGCAGTCCTGCTCCACTGCCATACCCGTTGGAAGATCCGTCCACGTATAACGTCCACAGGTGCTGGGTGGACACTTCGGCTAGGGCAGGAGTGGACTCTCGACCTTCCGTGAAGGTGAGCTCGGCCAAGAAATCGGCTAAGGCTTGAGCTTTTATGGCGGTGCGCGGCTCATACGACAGGTCGTACTCACCTAACTTGACGGCCCACTTAGTGAGGCGCCCGGAGGCCTCGGGCCGCACCAGTATCTGTCGGAGCGGCTGGTCGGTCCTGACGGAGATGGGATGAGCTAAGAAGTAGGGTTTCAGCCGCCGGGCGGCGTGGACTAGTCCTAGCACAAGTTTTTCCACTTGGGTGTATCGAGTCTCCGGCCCAGGGAGAGCTCAGCTGACATAATAGACTGGCACTTGAGTGCCCTCATCCCGGATGAGCACAGCGCTGACAGCCTCGTCCGCTGCGGAGAGGTAGAGGTACAGCTTCTCCTCGGGCCGAGGTGAAGCGAGGGTGGGTAGGTGGTGCAGGTACTGCTTCAACTTGTCGAAGGCAACCTGGCACTCCTCAGTCCAGGCAAATTGATCGGTCTTCTTAAGCACCTTGAAAAAGGGCAAAGCTTTTTCTGCGGATTGGGATAGGAAGCGGTTCAGTGCAGCCAGACGTCCGTTCAATCGCTGGACTTCTCGGAGGTTCCGAGGTGGGGACATGTCCTGGATGGCCTTGACCTTGTCTGGGTTAGCTTCGATTCCCCGGTGGGAAACCAGATACCCCAAAAATTTTCCTGAGGTGACACCGAAGACACACTTCTTGGGATTTAACTTCATCCTTGAGTCCCGCAGGACGCCGAAGACCTCCCTTACATCTGATAAGATGGCCGAAGTGGTTAAGCTTTTGACAAGGATATCGTCCACATAGGCTTCCACATTTCGGCCGATCTGATCCTTGAAGAGGCGGTTGATCAACCTTTGATAGGTCGCCCTGGCGTTTTTTAGCCCGAACGGCATGGTGGTATAGCAGTAGACACCTTTGTCGGTGTAGAATGCCGTTTTCTCTTGGTCCTCCTCACTCATTCCTATTTGATGATACCCTTTGAAGGCATCCAGGAAGCAGAGGATCTCATGTCCCATCGCCGAATCGAGTAGGGCGTCTATCCTTGGCAGAGgatagcaatctttggggcaggcCTTATTGAGGTCTGTGAAGTCCACACACATCCTCCTACCACTGGTGTCATTTTTGACCATGACTGGGTTGGACAGCCAGGTGGGGTATTGGACTTCATGAATCATTTTAGCGGGTAAGAGCTTGTCGACCTCATCGGATATGGCCTTGCTGCGTTCTGGGCCGAAGTGCCTGCGCTTTTGTTTCACAGGACGGGCCTGCGGATTAACGTTGAACTGGTGAACCATGAGCTCAGGTGGCACTCCAACCACCTCATCAGCGGACCAAGCGAAGACGTCTCGGTGGTCCTTTATAAGGCAAATCATTTCTTCCTTTAGAGGCGAGGGGAGTCCGGCCCCTACCTGGACCACTTGGTCCGGTCTTGCCTCATTCAGGACCACCTGCTCCACCTCATCCCCGGGTTCCAGCCTGCCGGGCTTTCCCGCTTTCTGAGGATCAATGCAGTCTTTGGAGAGAACAGCTGGCCTCTTCTCTTCGGCCTTTGATGCAGTCCGGGGAGTGACAGCGGCCTGAATGGTGGCGAGGTAGCATTCGCGGGCAGTGCTCACGTCGctgctcacctcggccacccccgcTGGTGTCGGGAATTTGAAACTCAGGTGGTAGGTAGAGTACACAGCTCTCAAGGCGTTGAGCGTGGGTCGACCTATCAACATATTATAGGGAGAATCTGCCTTGACCACCGCGAAGTTGACGGGTATAGTCCGGCAGCGGGGATGACGCCCGACAGTCACCATCAGGGACACCATACCCTCCGGGTGGACTACGTGTCCCCCGAATCCGACGAGGAGAGTTCTGACAGGAGTGAGTTGTTCCCtggtcagtttcaaactttcgAAAGTTCGGTAGTACAAGACGTCTACCGAGCTTTCGGGGTCAACATAGACCTTTTTGACTGTGTAGTTGTTGGTGAGAACCTCGATCACGAGAGCTTCGTGATTGCTGGAGGCCGCAGGAACTGGGTCAGTGGGACCATAAGTGATGACTTCAGACAGCCGAGAGCTCGGCTCGGCCACCTCCATCCCGGCCTGGCGGTAGGTCCGCTTCCGGGAGTTCTGGCTGTCTCCTCCCGTTGGTCCTCCCGCGATTGTGTTGATCACCCCGGCGATGTTGGGGCCGTAGCCCGGTGATCCATCGCGTGGAGGCTGCTTGTCCTCCCTACGATCCTCGGGACCTCGGCAATGCATGTTCGTGTCCCGCCTGTCCTCTCGGCGGGGGCCCCGGTTCTCCCGGTGGGAGACGCTTCGGTTGAAGCCTCCATTCTTGCGGACGAATTGCTTCAGGTATCCCTGCCGGATCAAATTCTCGATCTCCCGCTTCAGATCATTGCAGTCTTCAGTCTCGTGCCCAACATCCCGGTGGTAGGCACAGTAGAGGTTTGAGTTCCTCTTATCTCTCCTCCCCGGAATCTCAGGAGGAGTTCGGCCGAGGTGATTCTGCCTCATCACAGCCAGGACATGAGTCCGGATGGAGTTGAGAGGTGTAAGCTCGACGTCCGAGGTGGACGACCTGCCTTTGACGATCCGATCAAAGACACTTCGGCGGTCTCGGAACTGACTCGACGACCCGCTGGGGCCTTGTTCAGCCCGGCCGGCATCCTTTTTCCTCCGGGAATCTTGCCCGGTACGAGTGGCTTGAGCCTCCCGCTTCATGCGGTTTAGATCTTCATTTCGGATTCCCTGATCTACTCGATCCCAGAGTTCCCGAAGTGTGCGGGGGTAATCCCGGTGTATCTCGGTATTGAAGATTCCCGCGATCAGCCCGTTGGTGAAGGCAGCTATGGTTACCTGCTCATTCTGATCAGGTATCTGTACATTCTCCTCATCGAACCTCTGCAGGTATGAGCGCAGTGACTCGCTGGGAGCCTGCTGCAGGTTCAAGAGGTAAGCTGAAGTATTCGTAATTGGGCGAGACGACACAAAGCGGTGGATGAACCGATCTATCAGCTCGTCTAACGAGGAAATGCTCCTCGGTTCTAAGCCCCAGAACCACTTTCGGGCCGTCCCCTGCAGGAAGATGGGGAAAGCTCGGCAAATTACTGCGTCAGGGACGCAGTAGAGCCGAAAGGCAGAGAGGAAGGCGCGGAGGTGAACCTCAGGGTCACCTCGGCCATCGTAGGAACGGAGTGCGGGAAGTTTGAAATTTGGGGGGACCATCTCCCCATTGATGTCATCCGTGAAGGGCGGAGCCCTCAGATACTCGGCTACTAAGCCTCCGGGACGCCGAGGTGGGTCATCGGCTCGTTTTCTCAGAAGACCCCGGGAAAACGCCCGGAAAATGGAAGCAATTTTAGATGTCGCCTTGGAAGAGGCGCGCCTGGAAGTGCTCCGAGAGAGGTGCCCCTCATCGGAGTCTTCGCCGGAAGGTACTTCAGGGGACTTCGTCGGTCTCCTCTTGGAGGATtcagctttttcttttccctgccTCTTGAAGTACCTCCCTAGTTCTTCGAAAATGTTCGGGTTATCAGCCACGAACTCGACCATCTTTGCGATGGCGTCTTCGTTGTTGGGCTGGGTCCTTGGGGACCCTTGTTCTTCAGAAATACGATCTTGCTGGGCTCCCGAGGTTTGCCCAGCCCCTGTCGAGGGGACTCTTCCACTTCTGGAGCGCGTGGATCTCATTTTAGCAGTAAtctcgttcccacagacggcgccagttgaggaggtgatttttggtgggtagTTGAACCGACCTGAATCAGCCTATTCTAAGGTGAGGTGAGGTATATCTGCTTGTCCGAAGTGAAtagcggggcttctcccctgggatcactccgacgctcaagttagtatgagaacgagataAACAATAGTATTGTCAAATGAACagtatgcttacttgttgggTGTATGTGAGAGATATTTATAGAGCGAGAATGGATGGCAGGACAAAGGGCTCATGCTAGTGGGACCCATGTTCTGCAATTACGGCTCTGTTCCTTGCCAGGAggtctgactctgacactgtagccgcctggacAGGGTGACGGGGAGTCTTGTGTAGTAGCCATTAAGAGTatcagtgcttttcagataaagcactggttTCTGACACTGTCAGGTGGCttgacatcatcagcgtgcagctgaggtagaggtgccgaggtcacctacACGATAGACTAGGGATCCGGCCGAACTTAGGGGATATGCCCAAGACACGGATGAGCTCCGATGAGGGACGAGGTGGGTTCACCTCGGACATGcggggtggccgaggtgagcatcctcaggTAGCATAGCCGGTTGGGATGGGACTTGCTCAGAATAGGTGTGCTGAATTTTGCTCAGAATAGGCGCGTGGTAGAGAGAGCAGGAAAAGGCTTCAATGCAATTTGAGGGGAAGACGGGTTGGAGGtggcaaaagaaggaaaagaaatagaaGACTTCGGTCGGTCAAGAGAAGCTTTGTAAGAAACACTTTACTTGCCACTTGTCAGATAATTAAGGAACCACGTGGCAAGAGGAAAGGAAAGCATTAAATCTGGCTGTTTTCTTATATACAAGGTAGATTTTAtcggataatttcaaaaacccccCTAAGGTTTGTCATAATATCTACCTCccctaaagtttttaaaatttcacttaCATCTCATATCAACTTGACAATAATAAATATTCCTATCAAAAGTCATAAATTGATAACATTATCCTTGCTCTTTTATAACTATTTAAgtaaaactcaaaacaaaataaaaaatttaaaccaaaaaatgtaaattaaaaaaattaattgctatCTAATAATGGACCATATTTCTTTATATTGGGGTCGTGGTAGGATAACAAAGAACGTAAATAAATTAAATCTAATCAAGGTCAGTCACTTGTGAGAATTTTGGTGAGTAATTAATACCTTAAAAAATTTCATGGACTGTTCTAATAAAggaagtgaaaatatttttttggaaaatatgttttaatatATGATATAGTTCAAGTTGTattgaaaactaaaataatctcTTCATACGTGTAAGTTTTTTAAGGTATAAATTTTACTTTTGTTccaatacaactaaaataaataGTTTAAGTCAAGAAATTTACaccttataaaaatttaatcttattttatttgttattgTTGTCATAAACTTCATAAGTAGGATAAGAGTAGCATTAGAACAAaagttttatcttttttgtaTTTCTTTCAAAGGGGTTAAAATATTATAAGAATGATAATCCAAGACGAgtaagtgagattttaaaaactttagaaaAGTTGAGTGATATTATAAAAAACCTCAAagaaggtttctgaaattattccaTAGTTTATAGACTGGAGAAGGGTACAGCTATGTGAGCAAAATACTCGTTAGTTGATGTCTATCTGCATAATCTCAAAAAAAGTACCATAGTTTTCGGCCGTTTGTATGTGTCGCTCTATTAATCTAAGGGGCAAATTTGTAAATATTGATGATGGGCAATCCAGCACTAGAATTTTTAATTGGAAAGCCAGCTTTGGACAGTCACTCCGAAGGGCAATCCAACGCTGTGACAGGTTGAGATTTAAGCCCCTTTCCTATCGTCTTGTCAGGTTTTGGTTCTTACAATTTGATTTTGCATATTTCGTCTTTCATATGTTTAAACTGTAAAAATGTCAATAAACTACACATAACCCCTTTGTAGATTTCATAGATTGCCATATGATCCCTCTTAATGTTTAAAATATCCACGTCACCtctataattttatgtaaagtgaaaagTTGATGATAAATAACCTCTGTAAAATTACTAGTTAAAATACTAATGTTGGCTAAGCACGAGATTGAATAGTGGCATGACTACCTCTGATTTATTTACACGTGTCCCGATGTGGGATAAGTCAATTAACaaaactttttattttatttttatgcatttataatcaTCAAAGCTCGAGAAATTAAGTCTCCTGGCATTTAaagtttgaatccattaaattattgaattgttaagtattaaatctaatacatttaagtatatatcacattcagtaatgaagaatagcttatcacttaattttggaagCAAATTTTGCCTAGGAAATTCAgtaccatttaattaattcaaatgttcaaatTTTGTTGATCAAACGATCTGAATATGTTAAGTtatgaatccattaaatttaagtactgaGCTAAATTATCAAAAAGCGTTAGGCAGCTACTTTCCTTTTTGTAAGACTAacacaaacaaataaacacattgCTGCGGAGGTTGACTTCAAGCAAATGAAGCCTATGCGGACAAGCGTGGCTGCTGAGTTTTTgttcattttcaaatgaaatttaacaAGAAAACTTCACAATGCTTGCTTAAAAATTACAATCAGGGTTGAGGCATTTACGAACGCCACATGATACAGTAAAGACAGAAAGGACAAACTGCTCCATACAACTGTTTGTTCACTCCAGAAGGAGTACATGAGATCTATGTATCTCGATTTTGGAAGAGAAGCCAAATTTGAACATCTGAATTTTTGTGTCCTTACAAGACAAGGACACAAACAGCTGCAAATTATGCAGTCATAGTTTCATGCTTCAATTTGTGCAAAATCAAGCGAGCACCATACTGCGGTTGAATCGTTATGACTGCACGGGGTGCATGAGTATAAGAGGGGGAGAGTTCAAAGGAGAAACGCTGGAGAAGCATAGCTACTGCCAGTTTTGCTTCCAACATGGCAAAGTTTTGGCCAATGCATAAGCGAGGTCCCCAGCCAAATGGGAAGTATGCAGTTTGGCCCTTTGTTGCATTTGAGACTCCATCAGCAAACCTCTCTGGCTTAAACTCCTCCACATCATTGCCCCATATTTCAGGGTCATAGTGCAACAAAATTGCTGGTAATGATACCTGCACTTGAGCTGGTAGAGTTAAATTTCCCAACTGAATTTCTTCATCAGTTCTTCGAGGAATTGCAGGTACTGGCGGATATAGTCTGAGAACCTCGTGTAGTATCATGGTGACCTATCACAGACAATAAACCACTCAAATTCCCCCCTAAAGCTCTCCACAACACCTCATTTTAAGAGTATATGCT carries:
- the LOC113756094 gene encoding uncharacterized protein LOC113756094, whose product is MVEFVADNPNIFEELGRYFKRQGKEKAESSKRRPTKSPEVPSGEDSDEGHLSRSTSRRASSKATSKIASIFRAFSRGLLRKRADDPPRRPGGLVAEYLRAPPFTDDINGEMVPPNFKLPALRSYDGRGDPEVHLRAFLSAFRLYCVPDAVICRAFPIFLQGTARKWFWGLEPRSISSLDELIDRFIHRFVSSRPITNTSAYLLNLQQAPSESLRSYLQRFDEENVQIPDQNEQVTIAAFTNGLIAGIFNTEIHRDYPRTLRELWDRVDQGIRNEDLNRMKREAQATRTGQDSRRKKDAGRAEQGPSGSSSQFRDRRSVFDRIVKGRSSTSDVELTPLNSIRTHVLAVMRQNHLGRTPPEIPGRRDKRNSNLYCAYHRDVGHETEDCNDLKREIENLIRQGYLKQFVRKNGGFNRSVSHRENRGPRREDRRDTNMHCRGPEDRREDKQPPRDGSPGYGPNIAGVINTIAGGPTGGDSQNSRKRTYRQAGMEVAEPSSRLSEVITYGPTDPVPAASSNHEALVIEVLTNNYTVKKVYVDPESSVDVLYYRTFESLKLTREQLTPVRTLLVGFGGHVVHPEGMVSLMVTVGRHPRCRTIPVNFAVVKADSPYNMLIGRPTLNALRAVYSTYHLSFKFPTPAGVAEVSSDVSTARECYLATIQAAVTPRTASKAEEKRPAVLSKDCIDPQKAGKPGRLEPGDEVEQVVLNEARPDQVVQVGAGLPSPLKEEMICLIKDHRDVFAWSADEVVGVPPELMVHQFNVNPQARPVKQKRRHFGPERSKAISDEVDKLLPAKMIHEVQYPTWLSNPVMVKNDTSGRRMCVDFTDLNKACPKDCYPLPRIDALLDSAMGHEILCFLDAFKGYHQIGMSEEDQEKTAFYTDKGVYCYTTMPFGLKNARATYQRLINRLFKDQIGRNVEAYVDDILVKSLTTSAILSDVREVFGVLRDSRMKLNPKKCVFGVTSGKFLGYLVSHRGIEANPDKVKAIQDMSPPRNLREVQRLNGRLAALNRFLSQSAEKALPFFKVLKKTDQFAWTEECQVAFDKLKQYLHHLPTLASPRPEEKLYLYLSAADEAVSAVLIRDEGTQVPVYYPLRQILVRPEASGRLTKWAVKLGEYDLSYEPRTAIKAQALADFLAELTFTEGRESTPALAEVSTQHLWTLYVDGSSNGYGSGAGLLLEGPQGEVCSCALRFDFPATNNESEYEALITGLQLVRKLGAQRIHVRSDSQLVVCQVLGEYEAKDETMQRYLSKVHQLIVYFESFEIQRIPHSQNRRADALSRLASTSFSDLNKTVLVEMLSEPGYMEEVACPVNTGETWMSPFILFLGQGVLPEDRAEARKIQRKSTRYALRDGELYKRSCLGPWLRCVTPEAGRQVLHEIHEGLCGAHVGHRMLARKTLLLGYFWPSVRQDAQNLILSCPSCQVHAPELHQLSNFMVPITSPWPFEQWGTDIIGPFPKAVGSYTFLVTAVDYFTKWVEAEPLRNITGLAVQKFFWKCIVCRFGIPQIIISDNGRQFAENPFKAWCQNLGIKQHFTSVGHPQANGQAENFNRTLLHGLKTRLHRAGSSWVEELPSVLWSYRTTPRSSTQETPFSLTYGAEAVIPAEILTPSPRLTAYVAEENGEERQLDLDLIDEKRDLASARIASYKNTLTHYNNTRVKHRQFLPGDLVLRKNSVSRAEPQGKLGPKWEGPYRVVEYNLNGYCKLSYRDGSLVPRTWHVENLRLYYV